GACTTGTCTGCCCCGCAATGGGTGACCGAGCAGTACATCCTCGACCTGGAGCGCGAAGCGTTTTGCTCGTTGCTCGGTGAGCCAAAAACGCAGGAGCGCATTAGCCACATGCTGAAATACGCCAAACCGTTGAGGAATTAGTTGCTAGGTTGTAGGTTGTAGGTTGCAAGTTGCAGGTGGCAGGTAGCAGGTTACAAGTGCGGATGGAGGGTGAGCGATGGCGACGATTCAACGCTTCGAAGATATCGAATCGTGGAAGACAGCGCGGCAAATGACGCGCACCGTTTACGAGCTATCGAGACAAGGCGAGTTCGCGAGAGACTCTGGTTTGCGCGATCAAATGCGGTGTGTAAACATGTGCATCTCATGCAGCAAGCAAATTCATGCGTTCATAGCCTATCTCAAGGCAAAACCGGAATGATCCGCAACCTATAACCTGTAACCTGCAACCCTCAACATGTAACCCTGAACAGGAGTAATCATGCCCGAAGCAGTCATCGTCAGCGGCGCGAGAACCGCCGTAGGTAAAGCAACAAAAGGGAGCCTGAGAACGGTGCGGCCGGACGACATGGCGGCAGCGGCCATTCGCGCTGCCATCGAACGCGCGCCCGGCCTCGACCCCGATGAGATTGACGACGTGATCCTCGGCTGTGCCATGCCGGAGGCGGAACAAGGGCTGAACGTAGCGCGGCTGGCAGCCTTGCGCGCCGGATTGCCAGATCGCGTGCCGGCGCAGACGGTCAACCGCTTTTGCTCCTCCGGCCTACAGACCATCGCCCTGGCGGCGCATCAAATCATGGCCGGCCAGGGCGAAGTCATCGTCGCCGGCGGCACCGAGAGCATGAGCATGGTCTCGATGTCGGGCAACTTCTTCTCGCCCAATCCCGATCTGGTGGACGTGAACCCCGAGGTGTACATGCCGATGGGACTGACCGCCGAAGAAGTCGCGCAGCGTTTCAACATCTCGCGGCAGGATCAAGACGCGTTCGCGTTGCGTTCGCATCAAAATGCTGCCGCAGCAATTGACGCCGGCAAGTTCGACGACGAAATCACGCCATTGGAAGTCAGCGTCACGCAGTTCGATGGGGCGCGCGTGGTGACGAAGTCTTACACCTTCCGCGCCGATGAAGGCGTGCGGCGCGACACCTCGCTCGACGCGCTGGCCAAGCTCAAGCCGGTCTTCCACGCGCGCGGCACGGTCACGGCCGGTAATGCGTCGCAGACCAGCGATGGCGCGGCAGCCGTCGTCGTCATGAGCGCAGATAAGGCGAAGGCGCTTGGGTTGAAGCCGCTGGCGCGCTTCGTGAGCTTTGCCGTCGGCGGCGTGCCGCCGGAAGTGATGGGCATCGGCCCGACCATCGCCGTGCCCAAAGCGCTCAAGCTGGCCGGATTGACGCTCGACCAGATTGACTTGATCGAGCTGAACGAGGCGTTCGCCGCGCAAGCGCTGGCCGTCATCCGCGCGCTGGAGATGGATATCGAGAAAGTGAACGTCAACGGCGGTGCCATTGCGCTGGGGCATCCGCTCGGTTGCACGGGCGCCAAGCTCACGATCACGCTGCTGCACGAGATGCGCCGGCGCAACGCGCGCTATGGCATGGTCACCATGTGCATCGGCGGCGGCATGGGCGCGGCGGGTATCTTCGAGAATCTCAATTGACTACGATGACAC
The window above is part of the Candidatus Roseilinea sp. genome. Proteins encoded here:
- a CDS encoding acetyl-CoA acetyltransferase, which encodes MPEAVIVSGARTAVGKATKGSLRTVRPDDMAAAAIRAAIERAPGLDPDEIDDVILGCAMPEAEQGLNVARLAALRAGLPDRVPAQTVNRFCSSGLQTIALAAHQIMAGQGEVIVAGGTESMSMVSMSGNFFSPNPDLVDVNPEVYMPMGLTAEEVAQRFNISRQDQDAFALRSHQNAAAAIDAGKFDDEITPLEVSVTQFDGARVVTKSYTFRADEGVRRDTSLDALAKLKPVFHARGTVTAGNASQTSDGAAAVVVMSADKAKALGLKPLARFVSFAVGGVPPEVMGIGPTIAVPKALKLAGLTLDQIDLIELNEAFAAQALAVIRALEMDIEKVNVNGGAIALGHPLGCTGAKLTITLLHEMRRRNARYGMVTMCIGGGMGAAGIFENLN